In Meleagris gallopavo isolate NT-WF06-2002-E0010 breed Aviagen turkey brand Nicholas breeding stock chromosome 5, Turkey_5.1, whole genome shotgun sequence, a single window of DNA contains:
- the DCAF4 gene encoding DDB1- and CUL4-associated factor 4 isoform X2, with translation MESKRLKLLEEEEQQKRKTTRAGLNSSVLLQKRQLGLLSSTSYCRLVHELKVNCMQRRKIEIHSPDSSVAGTNNFKIIVADVACERIFTVNDVEHGGCKYGIINLSGLGKESLTVEMYDNLYFTNRKVNSVCWASLTHPDSHVLLCLMGIAETPGCASLLPASLFSSTNPGDRPGMLCSFKISTAWSCAWCLNPQADNCFSTGLTRRVLVTNVVTGHRQTFGTSSDVLAQQFATQTPMLYNGCRSGEIFSIDVRQRNRKGQNWKAIRLFHDSAVTSIRLLKAEHYLMASDMAGKIKLWDLRTAKCVKQYEGHHNEYAILPLHVNEEEGLLTAVGQDCYTRIWSLQDASLLRTIPSPHPSSKDAIPSVVFSSRLGGRRGVPGLLMAVKQDLYHFSYN, from the exons ATGGAGAGTAAGAGACTGAAACTCTTAGAAgaggaagaacaacaaaagaGG AAAACAACAAGGGCTGGACTGAACTCATCTGTGCTGTTACAGAAAAGGCAGCTAGGTTTGCTGAGCTCCACAAGTTATTGCAG GCTGGTCCATGAACTAAAAGTGAACTGCATGCAGAGGAGGAAGATAGAAATTCACAGTCCAGATTCCTCAGTTGCTGGAAccaacaattttaaaataattgtg GCAGATGTTGCTTGTGAGCGGATATTTACCGTGAACGACGTAGAGCATGGAGGATGTAAATACGGTATCATCAACCTCAGTGGTTTGGGGAAGGAGTCTCTCACTGTGGAGATGTATGACAACCTCTACTTCACAAACCGCAAA GTGAATTCTGTGTGCTGGGCATCATTGACTCATCCAGACTCTCATGTTTT GCTGTGTCTCATGGGAATTGCAGAAACTCCAGGCTGTGCCAGTCTGCTTCCAGCGTCATTGTTCAGCAGCACTAATCCAG GAGATCGACCTGGAATGCTGTGCAGCTTCAAGATATCTACGGCCTGGTCCTGTGCTTGGTGCCTGAATCCACAAGCAGACAACTGCTTCAGCACAG GCCTGACACGACGAGTTCTTGTGACCAATGTAGTGACAGGGCATCGACAGACATTTGGAACCAGCAGTGATGTCTTGGCACAACAGTTTGCCACCCAG ACCCCGATGCTGTACAACGGCTGCCGTTCAGGTGAAATTTTCAGCATCGATGTACGTCAACGCAACCGAAAGGGCCAGAACTGGAAAGCAATTCGTCTCTtccatgactcagcagttacATCTATTCGCCTTCTCAAGGCAGAACACTACCTTATGGCATCAGATATGGCTGGAAAG ATAAAACTGTGGGATCTGAGAACAGCAAAGTGTGTGAAACAGTATGAAGGTCATCACAATGAATATGCTATTCTCCCTTTGCATGTAAATGAGGAGGAAGGACTTCTTACAGCAG TTGGTCAGGATTGCTACACCAGAATTTGGAGTCTTCAAGATGCCTCTCTGCTTAGAACCATTCCTTCTCCCCACCCATCCTCCAAAGATGCTATTCCCAGTGTGGTGTTTTCTTCGAGACTCGGAGGTAGACGAGGAGTTCCTGGCTTGCTCATGGCTGTCAAACAGGATCTTTACCACTTCTCCTATAACTGA
- the DCAF4 gene encoding DDB1- and CUL4-associated factor 4 isoform X1 — protein MESKRLKLLEEEEQQKRKTTRAGLNSSVLLQKRQLGLLSSTSYCRLVHELKVNCMQRRKIEIHSPDSSVAGTNNFKIIVADVACERIFTVNDVEHGGCKYGIINLSGLGKESLTVEMYDNLYFTNRKVNSVCWASLTHPDSHVLLCLMGIAETPGCASLLPASLFSSTNPGDRPGMLCSFKISTAWSCAWCLNPQADNCFSTGLTRRVLVTNVVTGHRQTFGTSSDVLAQQFATQTPMLYNGCRSGEIFSIDVRQRNRKGQNWKAIRLFHDSAVTSIRLLKAEHYLMASDMAGKIKLWDLRTAKCVKQYEGHHNEYAILPLHVNEEEGLLTAVWFKSREENTSK, from the exons ATGGAGAGTAAGAGACTGAAACTCTTAGAAgaggaagaacaacaaaagaGG AAAACAACAAGGGCTGGACTGAACTCATCTGTGCTGTTACAGAAAAGGCAGCTAGGTTTGCTGAGCTCCACAAGTTATTGCAG GCTGGTCCATGAACTAAAAGTGAACTGCATGCAGAGGAGGAAGATAGAAATTCACAGTCCAGATTCCTCAGTTGCTGGAAccaacaattttaaaataattgtg GCAGATGTTGCTTGTGAGCGGATATTTACCGTGAACGACGTAGAGCATGGAGGATGTAAATACGGTATCATCAACCTCAGTGGTTTGGGGAAGGAGTCTCTCACTGTGGAGATGTATGACAACCTCTACTTCACAAACCGCAAA GTGAATTCTGTGTGCTGGGCATCATTGACTCATCCAGACTCTCATGTTTT GCTGTGTCTCATGGGAATTGCAGAAACTCCAGGCTGTGCCAGTCTGCTTCCAGCGTCATTGTTCAGCAGCACTAATCCAG GAGATCGACCTGGAATGCTGTGCAGCTTCAAGATATCTACGGCCTGGTCCTGTGCTTGGTGCCTGAATCCACAAGCAGACAACTGCTTCAGCACAG GCCTGACACGACGAGTTCTTGTGACCAATGTAGTGACAGGGCATCGACAGACATTTGGAACCAGCAGTGATGTCTTGGCACAACAGTTTGCCACCCAG ACCCCGATGCTGTACAACGGCTGCCGTTCAGGTGAAATTTTCAGCATCGATGTACGTCAACGCAACCGAAAGGGCCAGAACTGGAAAGCAATTCGTCTCTtccatgactcagcagttacATCTATTCGCCTTCTCAAGGCAGAACACTACCTTATGGCATCAGATATGGCTGGAAAG ATAAAACTGTGGGATCTGAGAACAGCAAAGTGTGTGAAACAGTATGAAGGTCATCACAATGAATATGCTATTCTCCCTTTGCATGTAAATGAGGAGGAAGGACTTCTTACAGCAG TGTGGTTTAAGagtagagaagaaaatacttcaaaatga